In Deefgea piscis, the DNA window GCGGACTGTGCGTGTTTCATACAGTTTGCTAATACATAGCGCAATCAACACGGCAATCCCACCTTCGCGCCCCATGAGGGTTTGATGGGCTTGGTAAACGAGAAGCAAGCTCAAAATAGATAGCAATAAGCTCAGGTGGCGCGGTATCTGCGCTCGCCGTTGGGGGCTTAATCCACAATAAGTCAGCAATACCAAGCCGAGCAAACCGGATAGCCATGGGGTTTGCATAATTAGGTGCGGCAGGCAAACGAAGAGCATCAGCACACCGAGTTGCTGTTGTTCTTGAGGATTCAGTGCTCGACTCATGCTCATTGTGTGGGGGTAAATTGCGCGAGTGCCATTAAGCAGCGCTGCTGATGGATTGCGCCAGATGCTGGGGCAAAGTGTGCATTGGGTAGCTCGAGCCCATAATCTTGCCCACGTTCGTGGGCGGCTAAAATCCAAGCACAAAGTCGACTTAAAGCCAGCTCAAGCTCTAACTCTTGCACATCACGCCAGTGAAAACAGCGGCTTTCTCCGGCGGGGGATTGAAAGTGCTTCACCAGCAGTTGCTCGCCATGTGCGCTTTGCTTCCAAGCAATGGCATGTTTGGCGTCGCCGCGTTGAAATAAACGCAATCCATTAAATTCATCTTGGCCAGTGGTATTAGATCGCGTCGCTCCAAGAGATGGGTCGCCTCCAGTTGGCGGTGGCGGTGGGTTTTGTTCTGGCGCGGGATAAACCCATAGTGATTGCGGGCTGTTCAGGTAACTCCAGCAACGAAATAAGGCCATCGGTTGCGTTGACTCTAGGCGTAAACGCGGCAAAGTAACGATGCCACGTTGCGGGCATGGCAGTCGTAAAGTGACGTCTTGTGTCGCCCACGGCGGCAGATTGCTCAGTGCCGCAATGGCGCTGTCGCGGCAAGAAACATGCAATTGGCTGCGCGTAATGTCTTTTTTGTTTTCAAA includes these proteins:
- a CDS encoding DUF58 domain-containing protein, yielding MSKPTFNWPWQQWINRRHPAHSGQQEIRHQQLYILPTRYGCAFSFMVLTLLVGALNYQLNLGLLFAFLLIGVGQTMMLKSYANLLALRLEVLPISAVFAGEHAAVLIRFENKKDITRSQLHVSCRDSAIAALSNLPPWATQDVTLRLPCPQRGIVTLPRLRLESTQPMALFRCWSYLNSPQSLWVYPAPEQNPPPPPTGGDPSLGATRSNTTGQDEFNGLRLFQRGDAKHAIAWKQSAHGEQLLVKHFQSPAGESRCFHWRDVQELELELALSRLCAWILAAHERGQDYGLELPNAHFAPASGAIHQQRCLMALAQFTPTQ